CCTGGATGCGTGAGCGTCAGTTGAGCCTGAACCTGCTGACCCGCGACCATAAGCGTGAACTGGTGCTGGCGTTGCATGCCGAGGGCGCGTTCAAGGGCAAGAGCGCGTCGAACTATGTGGCGAATGTGCTGGGGATGGGGCGGGCGACGGTGTACAAGCACCTCAAGGAATTGAAGGGCTGAGCGACTGGTCCTGGAACAACGCTGATCAACTGTGGGAGCTGGCTTGCCTGCGATGCAGACACCTCGGTACATCAGGTATACCGAGTTGATGCCATCGCAGGCAAGCCAGCTCCCACATGTGACCGAGTATGGCTCTACTGTTGCTGTTTCACCCTCAATCGCCGTAGATATCGGACTTGAAGTACTGCTGTGAAATCTTCTGATACTCGCCATTCGCACGAATCCCGTCGATGGCCGTGTTCAGCTCACTGACCAACTCGGTATTGCCCTTGCGCACCGCGATCCCGGCGCCCTCGCCCACGTATTTAGGGTCTTTGAGTTCCGGCCCGACAAACGCGTAGCCCTTGCCGCGCGGCATCGACAGGAAGTCACTCAACGGGATGGTGTCGGCAAAAATCGCATCCAGGCGCCCCGAGGCCAGATCCATGTAGATCTCTTCGTTATTGCTGTAGCGCTTGACGTTGATGCCCTTGGGCTCGAACACCTCGGTGGCATAGCGGTCGGTGGTGGTGGCGCGCTGCACGCCAATGGTCTTGCCCTTGAGGCTGGCGTACTGGTCATCCACCACCGCGCCGTCCTTCATCACCAGGCGCGAGGAAGTGAAGTAATACTTGTGGGTGAAATCCACCGATTTCTTGCGGTCTTCGTTGATGGTCATGGACGACAGTGCCATGTCGATTTTCTTCACTTTCAGTGAAGGAATCAGGCCGTCGAACTCACCTTCCACCCACACGCACTTGACCTTCATCTGCGCGCACAAGGCGTTACCGATGTCATAGTCGAAGCCGACGATCTTGCCATCCTGGGTTTTGGAAGCGAACGGTGGATAGGCCGCCTCAATGCCGATACGCAAGGTTTTCTCGGCGGCCAGCACATGGCTTGAGGCAAACAGGCCCAGGGCCAGTGCGGCGATCAGCGCGGGTTTCTTCATGGTCGTTCTCTCGCAAGTTGTTGTTGGTTTGGCAAGCGTGAAGAAAGAGAGGCATAGAGCTTTTTTGTACTTATAATTCCATATTGGACTTTTAGGTATTGATCGTCAATCCATGCCGCCTTTCTACACGCTGGGGCACAAATTAATGCCCGTCTCCATCGTTTCTCCACAAAACCTCCCATGAATGTGCACGTTGGTTGCGCACACTTGCGTTCACCGTTGCGTAGCTCTATCAGGAGAACACGATGATTCCTGCCCTGGAGGCCAGCACCCTCACCCAGAAGCTATGATCACTACTGGCAAACGTGGCCATGGACCGGCAGCCACGATAAGGCAGATAAGCACGAGCGCAGGGATGCACAGGCTCGCCGCGTATTCACCGAGCAGACCATGACTGATTTCCCCGTTGCATTGATGCCCCGCCCGGAGTGCGTCAGAGACCCCCAGGCCCTCGTGCTGATTGCCGAAGATGAGCCGCAAATCGCCGACATTCTGGAGGCTTACCTCAAACGCAGCGGCTTTCGCACCGCCCACGCGCGTGACGGCCAACAGGCGCTGGACATGCACCTGGCGCTCAAGCCGGAGTTGATGTTGCTGGATGTGCTGATGCCCCATGTGGATGGCTGGCAGGTCCTTGCGCAAGTGCGCCAGCGCGGGCATACGCCGGTGATCATGCTGACCGCGCAGGACCAGGACATGGACAAGCTGATGGGCCTGCGCATC
The window above is part of the Pseudomonas sp. KBS0710 genome. Proteins encoded here:
- a CDS encoding ABC transporter substrate-binding protein, coding for MKKPALIAALALGLFASSHVLAAEKTLRIGIEAAYPPFASKTQDGKIVGFDYDIGNALCAQMKVKCVWVEGEFDGLIPSLKVKKIDMALSSMTINEDRKKSVDFTHKYYFTSSRLVMKDGAVVDDQYASLKGKTIGVQRATTTDRYATEVFEPKGINVKRYSNNEEIYMDLASGRLDAIFADTIPLSDFLSMPRGKGYAFVGPELKDPKYVGEGAGIAVRKGNTELVSELNTAIDGIRANGEYQKISQQYFKSDIYGD